In one Thermodesulfobium acidiphilum genomic region, the following are encoded:
- a CDS encoding (Fe-S)-binding protein, whose translation MNFDRNVEKGRFPQRWWEDERLKTVQTMDKGEKHLVPFLAPKIYPLEPLDKPFDETELESRFVSAFARVLAQHRQLKVYMESCVKCGACVNACHTYQGTGELRNIPVMRADLLRRYYKKYFTTQGAILGPIVGAERVTFEGLKEMYYYFYQCSQCRRCSYYCPMGIDTAEITRYGREILVQCGFVSQFHWSVLTSMWKTGNHMVITKPGLMDTVEFLEEELKEETGVDIKIPVDDWDAELLYNPSSADFFAYPDTMMGVAKVMHAAGIRWTISSDIIETGNFGLFLHENTMRMLNKRLIDQTFKMKNCREVVLGECAHGWRTWKMMTKTINGEWVDKRFHYIHLVHKLIELIDNGIIKVDPSRYEGMRVTLHDSCNNARAGGLIEEPRYVLSKILPEGSFVEMTPNREMNWCCGGGAGILWDDPESINLRIKLSKNKAEQYKSVNPDIAVVICSIGKAHNTFIVHDGYKKELDHVKIKGLVDLVGDAIVDFPFPAGKYAKS comes from the coding sequence ATGAACTTCGATAGAAACGTAGAAAAGGGAAGATTTCCCCAGAGATGGTGGGAAGATGAAAGATTAAAAACAGTTCAAACTATGGATAAGGGCGAAAAGCATTTAGTACCCTTTTTGGCCCCAAAAATTTATCCTCTTGAACCATTAGACAAACCTTTTGACGAAACAGAATTAGAATCACGCTTTGTGAGCGCGTTTGCTCGAGTTTTGGCTCAGCATAGACAATTGAAAGTTTATATGGAAAGCTGTGTGAAGTGCGGAGCATGTGTGAACGCCTGTCATACTTACCAGGGAACGGGTGAGCTTAGAAATATACCTGTGATGAGAGCTGATCTCTTAAGGAGGTATTACAAGAAATACTTTACTACTCAGGGAGCAATTCTTGGGCCTATTGTTGGGGCAGAAAGAGTTACCTTTGAGGGCCTTAAGGAAATGTATTACTATTTCTATCAGTGTTCGCAATGTAGAAGGTGTTCGTATTATTGTCCTATGGGAATAGATACTGCTGAGATTACAAGATATGGCAGAGAGATACTCGTTCAGTGTGGTTTTGTTTCTCAATTTCACTGGAGCGTGTTGACCTCTATGTGGAAGACTGGCAATCACATGGTTATCACCAAACCTGGTTTGATGGATACTGTAGAATTTCTTGAAGAAGAACTAAAGGAAGAAACAGGTGTGGACATAAAGATACCGGTTGATGACTGGGATGCTGAGTTACTTTATAATCCTTCTTCTGCTGACTTTTTTGCCTATCCTGATACTATGATGGGTGTGGCAAAAGTAATGCATGCTGCAGGAATAAGGTGGACGATTTCAAGCGATATAATAGAAACAGGTAACTTTGGTTTATTCTTACACGAGAATACGATGAGGATGTTAAACAAGCGCCTTATAGATCAGACTTTTAAAATGAAGAATTGTAGAGAAGTTGTGTTGGGCGAGTGTGCTCATGGATGGAGAACGTGGAAGATGATGACCAAAACTATAAACGGTGAATGGGTTGATAAAAGATTTCACTATATACACCTTGTTCATAAATTGATTGAGCTAATAGATAATGGAATTATTAAAGTGGATCCGTCGAGATATGAGGGCATGAGAGTAACGCTTCACGACTCTTGTAACAATGCTAGAGCAGGAGGTCTTATTGAAGAACCCAGATATGTGCTTTCGAAGATATTGCCAGAAGGTTCTTTTGTTGAAATGACTCCTAATCGTGAGATGAACTGGTGTTGTGGAGGTGGAGCTGGAATATTATGGGATGACCCTGAAAGTATTAATCTGAGAATTAAACTTTCGAAAAACAAAGCTGAACAGTATAAGTCAGTAAATCCTGATATAGCTGTAGTTATATGTTCTATTGGCAAGGCGCATAATACTTTTATAGTTCACGATGGATATAAAAAAGAACTCGATCACGTAAAAATTAAGGGTTTGGTTGATCTGGTGGGCGATGCTATTGTGGACTTTCCATTCCCTGCAGGAAAGTATGCGAAATCCTAA
- a CDS encoding respiratory nitrate reductase subunit gamma yields the protein MDWFSFLVGNVLSYLAIVVFFVGVPLQVYRWMKIPVVYPLTDFPAPRTAEGAFIKVLLDAFLFRPILLKIYNSIVYTGKWTDLWLGGWIFHVSFALIVIGHIVGIGTLGHQFTILGVSPETSLHMSELLGTISGVFLSLSLIYLLLRRFFNPIVRVMSDGIDYLVVLLILGISCMGNFMRFNSTYGVEYDVAQKWIIGLFTLHPVPLPDNPIFTWHLFLVEILLIYFPFSKLMHSCGIFFARWMITNYDPRKVMVFDWRSKVCEWKGGK from the coding sequence TTGGATTGGTTCTCTTTTTTAGTCGGTAATGTTTTATCTTATTTAGCAATTGTTGTTTTTTTTGTGGGGGTTCCACTTCAAGTTTATAGGTGGATGAAGATTCCCGTGGTATATCCTTTGACAGATTTTCCAGCACCAAGAACTGCAGAGGGAGCTTTTATAAAGGTACTTCTTGATGCTTTTTTATTTCGTCCGATTCTTTTAAAAATCTATAATTCAATCGTTTATACCGGAAAATGGACTGATTTATGGCTTGGAGGATGGATTTTTCACGTATCGTTTGCTCTTATTGTTATAGGTCATATTGTTGGGATTGGAACTTTGGGCCATCAGTTCACCATTTTAGGGGTAAGTCCTGAAACAAGCTTACATATGTCAGAACTGTTAGGAACTATTTCGGGAGTTTTCCTTAGTTTAAGCTTAATTTATCTATTACTGAGAAGATTTTTTAATCCTATTGTCAGAGTCATGTCAGATGGTATTGATTACTTGGTTGTTTTGCTAATTTTGGGCATCTCTTGTATGGGGAACTTTATGAGATTTAATTCTACTTATGGAGTAGAATATGACGTTGCTCAAAAGTGGATAATAGGTCTTTTTACTTTACATCCTGTGCCTCTCCCTGATAACCCCATTTTTACTTGGCATCTATTTCTTGTAGAAATTTTGCTTATTTATTTTCCTTTTAGTAAACTTATGCATTCTTGTGGTATATTCTTCGCTCGTTGGATGATTACCAACTATGATCCAAGAAAAGTTATGGTTTTCGACTGGAGAAGTAAGGTTTGTGAGTGGAAGGGAGGTAAATAG
- a CDS encoding tRNA lysidine(34) synthetase: MGLIKRTLNKILELDYKYSILPNGTTLAVGLSGGKDSLITLWALNEVLRHRKEKYKLCAILVDQGFPGFSYNKIKDYLLLNDIPYIEKKSYIYNSLSKTESPCAICSHLRRGALVDGAKIMGATHLALGHHLDDLLEGIVMTIAMNGRPNVLVPIKYLSRRDIYLIRPLLLVEEEHIKILSKKIQGINPIETECPYSKDSERIKIKNWLHQGYNNWEVMHQHMASWARLLLEEEMKKQLNI; this comes from the coding sequence TTGGGACTGATTAAAAGAACTCTTAACAAAATATTAGAGCTTGATTATAAATATTCAATACTTCCAAATGGTACTACTCTTGCTGTTGGTTTATCTGGAGGAAAAGATAGTTTAATTACGCTTTGGGCCCTAAATGAGGTTTTAAGACATCGAAAAGAAAAATATAAGCTTTGTGCAATCCTGGTTGATCAAGGATTTCCAGGCTTTAGTTATAATAAAATTAAAGATTATTTGCTTTTAAATGATATACCTTATATAGAGAAGAAATCTTACATATATAATTCCTTATCAAAGACTGAATCTCCCTGTGCGATTTGTTCTCATCTTAGGCGAGGAGCATTGGTAGATGGAGCAAAGATAATGGGAGCTACTCATTTAGCTTTGGGTCACCATCTAGACGATCTCTTAGAGGGAATAGTAATGACAATAGCTATGAATGGAAGACCTAATGTTCTTGTTCCTATTAAATATTTGTCAAGAAGAGACATTTACCTAATTAGACCGTTGCTCTTGGTTGAAGAAGAACATATTAAAATACTCTCAAAAAAGATTCAAGGCATAAATCCTATAGAAACAGAATGTCCATATAGCAAAGATAGCGAGAGAATAAAGATCAAAAATTGGCTTCATCAAGGGTATAACAATTGGGAAGTAATGCATCAGCATATGGCTTCCTGGGCAAGGTTGCTTCTTGAGGAAGAAATGAAAAAGCAACTAAATATATAA
- a CDS encoding tRNA-specific 2-thiouridylase has protein sequence MNKRVVVGISGGIDSFYTAFLLKERGFDVMCLYINLFDNHEVFLRAKMLSDLLGAKFEFYDAIKEFKKEVIDRSINMTLSGYTPNPCAFCNMKIKFRILEKIRSDSNYDYISTGHYVKIFHNSTTKIFRGFDEKKDQSYFLALVPSIYLKNAIFPLGNFTKKYVKRVMEEKYLFWKDISSSQDLCFVKKGYKKLIQDKCGVKFGKFLYKNRVVANHWGSYLYTLGESRGLGHKEPVKLYVESLNHEKNEVYLNTREFCYKSLIVVADLNFFNKLPNRCLVQIRYQAKPVICDIHFRESKLYANFHEKVFAPTPGQIASFYSLDNRELLGGGIIIGTD, from the coding sequence TTGAATAAAAGAGTAGTCGTAGGAATTAGCGGCGGTATAGATAGTTTCTATACCGCTTTTTTGCTTAAAGAACGTGGATTTGATGTAATGTGTTTGTATATCAATCTATTTGATAACCATGAGGTTTTCTTGAGAGCGAAAATGTTAAGTGATCTTCTGGGAGCGAAATTTGAATTTTACGATGCTATAAAGGAGTTTAAAAAGGAAGTTATTGATAGATCTATTAATATGACTCTTTCTGGGTATACTCCAAATCCGTGTGCTTTTTGTAATATGAAAATAAAGTTTAGAATATTAGAAAAGATAAGATCTGACTCTAATTATGACTATATTTCTACGGGTCACTATGTAAAAATTTTTCACAATAGTACAACTAAAATTTTTAGAGGATTTGATGAAAAAAAGGATCAAAGTTACTTTTTGGCTTTAGTTCCTTCGATCTATCTTAAAAACGCTATTTTCCCACTAGGAAATTTTACAAAGAAGTATGTAAAAAGAGTTATGGAAGAAAAATATTTATTTTGGAAAGATATTTCATCCAGTCAGGACCTTTGTTTTGTAAAAAAGGGTTATAAAAAGTTAATTCAAGATAAATGTGGAGTAAAATTTGGAAAATTTTTGTATAAAAATAGAGTAGTTGCAAATCATTGGGGTTCATATCTTTATACGCTTGGAGAAAGCAGAGGACTTGGGCACAAAGAACCTGTAAAGCTCTATGTAGAGAGTTTAAATCACGAAAAAAATGAAGTATATTTGAATACAAGGGAGTTTTGCTACAAAAGTTTAATAGTTGTAGCAGATCTTAATTTTTTTAACAAGCTTCCAAATAGATGTTTAGTGCAGATAAGATATCAGGCAAAACCGGTTATTTGTGATATACATTTTCGAGAAAGTAAATTGTACGCAAATTTTCATGAAAAGGTTTTTGCTCCAACTCCAGGGCAAATTGCGTCATTTTATTCTTTAGACAATAGAGAACTACTAGGTGGTGGAATTATTATTGGGACTGATTAA
- the trxA gene encoding thioredoxin yields MRELSELNFKDEISSGVTLVDFWAPWCGPCRMIAPILEELDKEYAGKLKICKVNVDNDRLLAQSLRIVSIPTLILYKDGEEQKRIVGAVAKEKITREISPFLA; encoded by the coding sequence ATGAGAGAATTAAGCGAACTAAATTTTAAGGATGAGATATCAAGTGGTGTTACTTTGGTGGACTTTTGGGCACCATGGTGTGGCCCCTGTAGAATGATTGCGCCGATACTGGAAGAGTTGGACAAAGAGTATGCTGGAAAACTGAAAATATGTAAAGTAAATGTAGATAATGATAGATTGCTTGCGCAAAGTCTTAGGATTGTAAGCATCCCAACCTTAATTTTGTATAAAGATGGAGAAGAGCAAAAGAGAATTGTTGGTGCGGTAGCAAAGGAAAAGATAACAAGAGAAATTTCACCATTTTTAGCTTAG
- the metE gene encoding 5-methyltetrahydropteroyltriglutamate--homocysteine S-methyltransferase has product MFKTSVVGYPRIGEKRELKFLLENFWQGKIDEDEFILKYHELELSRCKLQSEFGIDLIPVGDMSMYDHVLDTAYMFGAIPKRFGKPNGLDLSVYFSMARGSKDAPAMEMTKWFDTNYHYLVPEIDDEQKFYLNYPFVLESFKRAKEAGIIAKPVILGGFTFLKLSKSYSPKRFKDLLLKLAPLYVELIQLLEKEGAKYVQIDEPYLVLGLTSDELKIFREFYYSILPYLSCKTILQTYFEGVPELEMLYELPFKGFGLDFCRSDENLNKILNTDFPENKFLVAGLINGRNIWKSDLTKVIKILDKIKVKVHPDKIILSTSCSLMFIPSSDKNAEDFPKELINRLSFAKDRLKELYTLKEFLNGNNLFSSKIEESHKIWEKTPETFFIKEVHNRIKNLKKEDFIRKEPFEERYNIQMDELKLGLFPTTTIGSFPQTKELRAKRAAFKSGSISKEEYTSYIKNLIEDAIKKQEDLGLDVFVHGEFERTDMVEFFGEKLQGFATSKFAWVQSYGSRCVRPPIIYADIMRNAPMTLDEIIYAQSLTKKPVKGMLTGPVTILNWSFVREDIPREEVAYQIALALADEILDLEKNGIKIIQIDEPAFREGLPLRKSNREKYIDWAIKSFRLTNSNVKKNTQIHTHMCYSEFNEMIEAIYAMDSDVISIEASRSKGDILEVFEKFKYDHGIGLGTYDIHSPRVPSVSEILEILERSIKVIDKKLIWVNPDCGLKTRNWEETIPSLKNMVEAAKIMRERNK; this is encoded by the coding sequence TTGTTTAAAACTAGTGTAGTAGGTTATCCAAGAATTGGTGAAAAAAGGGAATTAAAGTTTCTTCTGGAAAACTTTTGGCAGGGTAAAATCGATGAAGACGAATTTATATTAAAGTATCATGAACTAGAACTTTCAAGATGTAAACTACAGTCAGAATTTGGCATAGATTTAATACCCGTAGGTGATATGTCAATGTACGATCACGTACTTGATACAGCTTATATGTTTGGAGCAATTCCAAAAAGGTTTGGCAAACCCAATGGTCTTGATTTATCAGTTTACTTTTCTATGGCTAGAGGTTCTAAAGATGCCCCAGCAATGGAAATGACAAAGTGGTTTGATACGAATTATCACTATCTTGTGCCAGAAATAGATGATGAACAAAAATTTTATTTAAATTACCCCTTCGTATTAGAATCGTTTAAAAGAGCAAAAGAGGCTGGCATTATTGCAAAACCTGTAATTTTAGGCGGTTTTACCTTTCTTAAATTATCAAAGTCATATTCTCCAAAAAGATTCAAAGATCTTTTGTTAAAATTAGCCCCATTATATGTTGAACTAATTCAACTATTAGAGAAAGAGGGTGCAAAGTACGTTCAAATAGATGAACCATATTTAGTTTTAGGTCTTACATCCGATGAGCTAAAAATATTTAGAGAATTTTATTACAGCATTTTGCCATATCTAAGCTGTAAAACCATTTTACAAACTTATTTTGAAGGCGTACCAGAACTAGAAATGCTTTATGAACTTCCATTCAAAGGTTTTGGACTTGATTTTTGCAGATCAGACGAAAATCTTAATAAGATACTAAACACAGACTTTCCTGAAAACAAGTTTTTGGTAGCTGGTTTGATAAATGGTAGAAATATCTGGAAATCAGATTTAACTAAAGTCATAAAGATTCTGGATAAAATTAAAGTCAAAGTACATCCGGATAAAATTATACTTTCTACAAGTTGTTCTCTAATGTTTATCCCTTCTTCTGACAAAAACGCTGAGGATTTTCCTAAAGAGCTAATTAATAGGCTTTCTTTTGCAAAAGATAGGCTTAAAGAACTCTACACTCTAAAGGAATTCTTAAACGGTAACAATTTATTTTCTTCAAAGATAGAAGAATCACACAAAATATGGGAAAAAACACCTGAAACCTTTTTCATAAAGGAAGTACACAATAGAATAAAGAACTTGAAAAAAGAAGATTTTATAAGAAAGGAACCCTTTGAAGAAAGATACAATATTCAGATGGACGAGCTTAAACTTGGTTTGTTTCCTACTACTACTATTGGTAGTTTCCCGCAAACCAAAGAACTTAGGGCAAAGAGGGCCGCATTCAAATCCGGTTCAATTTCTAAAGAAGAGTACACATCATATATCAAAAATCTTATAGAAGATGCAATTAAAAAGCAGGAGGACTTAGGTCTTGACGTATTTGTACATGGCGAATTTGAAAGAACTGATATGGTAGAATTTTTTGGAGAAAAACTACAGGGTTTTGCCACATCAAAATTTGCCTGGGTTCAATCTTATGGCTCAAGATGTGTAAGGCCGCCTATAATTTATGCTGATATTATGAGAAATGCTCCAATGACTTTAGACGAAATAATATACGCTCAATCATTAACAAAAAAGCCTGTAAAGGGTATGTTAACAGGTCCTGTTACAATACTCAATTGGTCATTTGTAAGAGAAGATATTCCACGAGAGGAAGTAGCTTATCAAATAGCTCTTGCTCTTGCAGATGAGATATTAGATCTTGAAAAGAACGGCATTAAAATAATTCAAATCGATGAACCGGCATTTAGAGAAGGCTTACCTTTAAGAAAATCAAATAGAGAGAAATATATTGATTGGGCTATAAAATCCTTTAGATTGACAAATAGTAATGTAAAAAAGAATACCCAAATTCATACACATATGTGCTATTCTGAGTTCAATGAAATGATTGAAGCAATCTATGCAATGGATTCCGACGTTATTTCTATAGAAGCATCAAGAAGTAAAGGCGATATCCTTGAGGTTTTTGAGAAATTCAAATACGATCACGGCATAGGACTTGGAACTTATGATATTCATAGTCCAAGAGTACCATCTGTTTCCGAAATACTCGAAATATTAGAACGATCCATAAAGGTTATTGATAAAAAACTTATCTGGGTTAATCCAGATTGCGGTCTTAAAACAAGAAATTGGGAAGAAACCATACCCTCATTAAAAAATATGGTTGAAGCTGCAAAAATTATGAGAGAAAGAAATAAATAG
- a CDS encoding ATP-dependent helicase, giving the protein MYILDSNLNEEQKRAVYSDSRALLIVAGAGTGKTRVLTTRAARLIKENPDARYLLLTFTKKAAMEMTTRVRDLIREDTKNRLYSGTFHSFCSNIIRRHSERIGLTNDFVIIDESDSLDLMKKVFSRIYSKEKLDSLIFKPKDILSIYSYARNNNQDFIEIIQRKYKYVNFEDIKKIVNLYELSKRERNYLDFDDLLMYGLLSIKALEKSPFDEVLVDEFQDTNQIQAEMLYRFYYLGSRISAVGDDAQSIYSFRGAYYKNMFDFIKRLDAEKIILSSNYRSTQPILDIANSIIQSSYNSIKKELIANVKLKDNVKPKLVIVSDDWEEARYVAREMQKFNEKGLKVAALYRAAYIGRNLESQLNSMGIKYSFYGGQKLTESAHAKDFMSFLRVFVNPKDEIALIRILRMFPGIGEKKAEKIKNAVINGGNLKIALSKEKNLEELNLFFEKLFETTDWHDILELIFNFYKDIMIRLYPENYEEREADLIKFMDMSSNYDNLVDYLEAFTLNPVERVEFDNNNVILSTIHSAKGLEFDVVFLLSVIESVYPHFKAQSTDEIEEERRLFYVAITRAKQRLLFIFPRHSKKNRGYFAKNTISPFLREKDSYLDVSIVG; this is encoded by the coding sequence GTGTATATTTTGGATTCAAACTTAAACGAAGAACAAAAAAGGGCTGTATACTCTGATAGCAGGGCGCTTTTGATAGTAGCTGGTGCAGGCACAGGCAAAACAAGGGTTTTAACAACCAGGGCAGCAAGACTTATAAAAGAGAACCCGGATGCGAGGTATCTTTTGCTCACATTTACTAAGAAGGCAGCAATGGAAATGACTACAAGAGTTAGGGACTTGATAAGAGAAGACACTAAAAATAGGCTTTATTCTGGAACCTTTCATTCCTTTTGTTCGAATATAATTAGAAGGCATTCAGAAAGAATTGGGTTGACCAACGATTTTGTCATAATTGATGAATCTGACTCTCTTGACCTGATGAAGAAGGTATTTTCTAGAATATATAGTAAAGAAAAACTTGATTCGCTGATATTTAAACCAAAAGATATTTTATCAATATATTCATATGCAAGAAATAATAACCAGGATTTTATTGAGATCATTCAAAGAAAATATAAATATGTTAACTTTGAAGATATCAAAAAGATTGTAAATTTATATGAACTAAGCAAAAGAGAAAGAAATTATTTGGATTTCGACGATCTTTTGATGTACGGATTGCTTTCAATTAAAGCTCTTGAAAAAAGTCCTTTCGACGAAGTTTTGGTAGATGAATTTCAAGATACAAATCAAATTCAGGCCGAAATGTTGTACCGTTTCTATTATTTAGGTTCAAGGATAAGTGCAGTTGGAGATGACGCTCAAAGCATTTATTCTTTTAGGGGGGCTTATTATAAAAATATGTTTGATTTTATCAAAAGACTTGATGCTGAAAAAATTATTCTTTCTTCAAACTACAGGTCAACTCAACCAATTTTGGATATTGCTAATTCTATCATTCAGTCTTCATATAATTCTATTAAAAAGGAATTGATAGCTAATGTAAAACTAAAGGATAACGTTAAGCCTAAATTGGTAATTGTTAGTGACGACTGGGAAGAAGCAAGGTATGTGGCTAGAGAAATGCAAAAATTCAATGAAAAGGGTTTAAAGGTGGCAGCTTTATATAGGGCAGCGTATATTGGTAGAAACCTTGAAAGCCAACTTAACTCTATGGGAATAAAATATTCTTTTTATGGAGGTCAAAAATTAACTGAAAGCGCTCATGCTAAAGATTTTATGTCGTTTTTGAGAGTTTTTGTAAATCCAAAGGATGAAATAGCATTGATTAGAATTTTGAGGATGTTTCCTGGAATTGGCGAAAAAAAAGCAGAAAAGATTAAAAATGCTGTGATTAATGGAGGTAATTTAAAGATTGCATTGTCTAAAGAAAAAAATCTTGAAGAATTAAATCTTTTTTTTGAAAAATTATTTGAAACTACCGACTGGCATGATATCCTAGAATTAATTTTTAATTTTTATAAGGATATAATGATCAGACTTTACCCTGAAAATTATGAAGAAAGAGAAGCAGATTTAATCAAATTCATGGATATGAGTTCTAATTATGATAATTTGGTAGACTATCTTGAAGCTTTTACACTTAATCCGGTTGAAAGGGTTGAATTTGACAATAATAATGTAATCTTAAGCACTATTCATTCAGCAAAGGGATTGGAATTTGACGTAGTATTCTTGTTATCAGTGATCGAAAGCGTTTATCCACACTTTAAAGCCCAATCGACTGATGAAATAGAAGAAGAGAGAAGACTATTTTATGTAGCAATAACTAGGGCAAAACAAAGACTTTTATTCATATTTCCCAGACATTCAAAGAAAAATAGAGGCTATTTTGCGAAAAACACTATCTCTCCCTTTTTAAGAGAAAAGGATAGTTATCTTGATGTTTCTATTGTAGGATAA
- the hisS gene encoding histidine--tRNA ligase gives MNYKAPKGTFDIFGERVKIYEKIESVGKKIMKLYGFSQIRTPIFEDAGLFIRSLGETSDVVQKEMYLFKDKGDRLLALRPEGTAPVIRAIIENNLAQNSPTKLYYTGQMFRYERPQAGRFRQFHQFGAEIVGTQDPISDFEIIDSSTKILKELGIEYELHLNSVGCKGCRGVYKEALLAFLKDHENELCNNCKTRMYKNPLRVLDCKEHQCMLAISNAPKITDYLCNDCKIHFEKLQSYLKKFKIEYVLNPRLVRGLDYYTKTAFEALNFSLGSQNAVLGGGRYDGLAEELGGKNLPGVGFASGIERLVTILEKSDKTYEKEHKFMVIPVTENEFSFALEFLAQLRNFVSSLFPYDYKNLKSAMKLASKSNCDYAILIGQDEINNNTISIKNLENGQQKSFSKDKFLNILSNERCNFGL, from the coding sequence TTGAACTACAAAGCGCCCAAAGGAACTTTTGATATTTTCGGGGAAAGGGTTAAAATTTACGAAAAAATAGAAAGCGTTGGCAAGAAAATTATGAAATTATATGGTTTTTCACAGATAAGAACGCCAATCTTTGAGGATGCAGGACTTTTTATAAGAAGTCTCGGCGAGACTTCAGATGTAGTCCAAAAGGAGATGTATCTGTTCAAAGATAAAGGTGATAGGTTACTAGCTTTAAGACCAGAAGGTACAGCTCCAGTAATAAGAGCAATAATCGAAAACAACCTTGCCCAAAATAGCCCTACAAAACTCTATTACACAGGTCAGATGTTTAGATACGAAAGGCCTCAGGCAGGTAGATTTAGGCAATTTCATCAATTTGGAGCAGAAATAGTTGGGACACAAGACCCTATTTCCGATTTTGAAATAATCGATTCCTCCACAAAAATATTAAAAGAATTGGGCATAGAATATGAATTACATCTTAACTCGGTAGGTTGTAAAGGTTGTAGAGGAGTTTATAAAGAGGCTTTACTCGCTTTTTTAAAAGATCATGAAAATGAGTTGTGTAACAATTGTAAAACCCGAATGTACAAAAACCCACTAAGAGTTTTGGATTGTAAAGAACATCAGTGCATGCTTGCAATATCAAATGCACCTAAAATTACAGATTATCTATGCAATGACTGTAAAATTCATTTTGAAAAATTGCAGAGCTATCTTAAGAAATTTAAAATAGAATATGTTCTAAACCCTCGTCTCGTAAGAGGTCTTGATTATTACACGAAAACTGCATTCGAAGCATTAAACTTTTCACTTGGTTCACAAAATGCAGTTTTAGGCGGAGGAAGATATGACGGGCTTGCAGAAGAGCTCGGAGGTAAAAATCTTCCAGGAGTAGGGTTTGCATCAGGAATAGAAAGACTCGTTACCATTTTAGAAAAATCGGATAAAACTTATGAAAAGGAACATAAATTTATGGTAATTCCTGTAACAGAAAATGAGTTTAGCTTTGCTTTGGAGTTTTTAGCACAATTAAGAAATTTTGTAAGTTCTTTGTTTCCATATGACTATAAAAACTTAAAATCTGCTATGAAACTTGCTTCTAAATCTAATTGTGACTACGCAATATTAATTGGCCAGGATGAAATAAATAATAATACGATCAGCATAAAAAATCTTGAAAATGGCCAGCAAAAGAGTTTTTCTAAAGATAAATTTCTAAATATCTTAAGTAATGAGAGGTGTAATTTTGGCTTATAG